A genomic region of Actinomycetota bacterium contains the following coding sequences:
- a CDS encoding thiamine pyrophosphate-dependent dehydrogenase E1 component subunit alpha, translating to MKVNGEPLYRQMARMRFFEEALADLWERGLISGEMHLGVGEEAVVAGVTAHLEEGDAMALDHRSTPPLVARGVDLVSLFLEMLGDAQGLCGGWGGHMHLFSREHLACSSGIVGSSAPLGAGFALAAQHLGRGKVAVSFFGEGAANQGMLLESLNLAAAWKLPQVFVCKDNRWAITTRSRAVTGGDLVRRARSFGMPACRVDGTCVEAVWEAAGRAVRRARAGRGPSFLLATCPRPEGHFLGDPLLRVYREPLKQTLEIGPPLLRSLFSKPLQAFALRPLYLGIIGKTLAVLGTEKYLLCRDPLCRAARLVPEDTRRRIEEEAREEVARAVAEAMERRERHA from the coding sequence ATGAAAGTGAACGGCGAGCCGTTATACAGGCAGATGGCGCGCATGCGCTTCTTCGAGGAGGCCCTGGCGGACCTCTGGGAGCGGGGCCTCATCTCGGGCGAGATGCACCTGGGCGTGGGAGAGGAGGCGGTGGTGGCAGGGGTGACGGCGCACCTGGAAGAGGGCGATGCCATGGCCCTGGACCACCGTTCCACCCCACCCCTGGTGGCCAGGGGCGTGGACCTGGTTTCCCTTTTCCTGGAGATGCTGGGAGACGCGCAGGGTCTCTGCGGGGGGTGGGGAGGCCACATGCACCTCTTCTCGCGGGAGCACCTGGCCTGCTCTTCGGGCATCGTGGGCTCCTCCGCCCCCCTGGGAGCGGGCTTCGCCCTAGCCGCCCAGCACCTCGGCCGGGGGAAGGTGGCGGTCTCCTTCTTCGGGGAGGGGGCCGCCAACCAGGGCATGCTTCTGGAAAGCCTCAACCTGGCCGCGGCCTGGAAGCTGCCCCAGGTCTTCGTGTGCAAGGACAACCGCTGGGCCATCACCACCCGCTCGCGCGCGGTGACGGGTGGAGACCTGGTGCGCAGGGCGCGCTCCTTCGGCATGCCGGCCTGCCGCGTTGACGGGACGTGCGTGGAGGCGGTGTGGGAGGCGGCGGGCAGGGCCGTGAGGAGGGCGCGTGCGGGCAGGGGGCCGAGCTTTCTCCTGGCCACCTGTCCCCGCCCGGAGGGCCATTTCCTGGGCGATCCCCTCCTCAGGGTCTACCGGGAACCGCTCAAGCAGACGCTGGAGATCGGCCCGCCGCTCTTGCGCTCTCTCTTCTCCAAACCCCTGCAGGCCTTCGCCCTGCGCCCTCTCTATTTGGGAATTATTGGCAAGACGCTGGCCGTGCTGGGGACGGAGAAATACCTCCTGTGCCGGGATCCCCTGTGCCGTGCCGCGCGGCTCGTCCCGGAGGATACACGCCGCAGGATAGAGGAGGAAGCGCGGGAAGAGGTGGCGCGGGCGGTGGCGGAAGCGATGGAAAGGAGGGAGCGCCATGCCTAG
- a CDS encoding pyruvate dehydrogenase, translating to MPRMTFAQAIDYALGEAMARDERVVTFGEDVTMLRRDLHVRFGPRRVRQAPISEAAFLAAGVGAAMAGLRPVVEIMMVDFIAVAFDALLNEATKVRAFSGGKWSVPLVVRAACGGGYGDGGQHEQCLWGLLSGMPGIAVVVPSNPADAAGLMLSAIEHEDPVVFLEHKLLSDYWLDYLGRGGRKTVDFDVPREGAEGEVASPPEAVPIGRARLVREGRDLSLVSLGVSLHRCVEAARSLAERGISAEIIDLRSACPLDVEALAATARRTGRVLVVDEDYFAYGLSGEVAALLAEAGVKADFARLCTREVVPYDRRREDETLPGVRGIEEAALRLCG from the coding sequence ATGCCTAGGATGACTTTCGCCCAGGCCATCGACTACGCGCTGGGGGAGGCCATGGCGCGGGACGAGCGGGTGGTCACCTTCGGGGAGGACGTGACCATGCTGCGGCGCGACCTACACGTGCGCTTCGGGCCGCGGCGGGTGCGCCAGGCCCCCATTAGCGAGGCCGCCTTCCTGGCCGCCGGCGTGGGCGCCGCCATGGCGGGGCTGCGCCCGGTGGTGGAGATCATGATGGTGGACTTCATCGCCGTGGCCTTCGACGCCCTGCTCAACGAGGCCACCAAGGTGAGGGCCTTCTCGGGGGGGAAATGGAGCGTCCCCCTGGTGGTGCGCGCGGCCTGCGGCGGGGGATACGGCGACGGCGGCCAGCACGAGCAGTGCCTGTGGGGGCTGCTCTCCGGCATGCCGGGCATCGCGGTGGTGGTCCCATCCAACCCGGCGGACGCCGCCGGCCTCATGCTCTCCGCCATCGAGCACGAGGACCCCGTGGTCTTCCTGGAGCACAAGCTGCTCTCCGACTACTGGCTCGACTACCTGGGGCGCGGCGGGCGGAAAACGGTGGATTTCGACGTGCCCCGGGAAGGGGCCGAGGGCGAGGTGGCGTCTCCGCCGGAGGCGGTACCCATCGGCAGGGCGCGCCTGGTCAGGGAGGGGCGGGACCTCTCCCTGGTCAGCCTGGGCGTGAGCCTGCACCGCTGCGTAGAGGCGGCTCGCTCGCTGGCGGAGCGGGGTATCAGCGCCGAGATCATCGACCTGAGGAGCGCCTGTCCCCTGGACGTGGAGGCCCTAGCCGCCACCGCCCGCAGAACGGGACGGGTGCTGGTGGTGGACGAGGATTACTTCGCCTATGGCCTTTCCGGGGAGGTGGCGGCGCTGCTGGCCGAGGCGGGGGTGAAGGCCGACTTCGCCCGCCTCTGCACGCGGGAGGTTGTCCCCTACGACCGCCGCCGGGAGGACGAAACCCTACCGGGCGTCCGCGGCATAGAGGAAGCCGCCCTGCGCCTCTGCGGATGA
- the udp gene encoding uridine phosphorylase — translation MERKGGRGAADAGRKRGRGSVYHLALYREATAGAEYALLPGDPARVEAIAATPPFEDARELACKREFRTWLGYVGGVPVLVTSTGIGGPSTSIAVEELAQLGVRTFLRVGTCGAIQPHVKVGDVVITTGAVRLEGASSHYAPVEYPAVAHHKVANALVRAAADLGVPHHVGITCSSDTFYPGQERTNSFSGYIPRRFQGITEEWRRLHVLNYEMEAATLLVMCGALGLRGGCVTGVAVRHAAGGRITPQALKKAEGNVVRVAARALEILVREDVRDSPGQ, via the coding sequence ATGGAACGAAAGGGTGGAAGGGGAGCAGCGGATGCTGGACGTAAAAGGGGGCGGGGGTCCGTTTACCACCTCGCCTTGTACCGGGAAGCGACAGCCGGGGCGGAGTATGCCCTCCTCCCGGGGGATCCCGCCCGCGTCGAGGCCATCGCCGCCACCCCGCCGTTCGAAGACGCCCGCGAGCTGGCCTGCAAGCGCGAATTCCGCACCTGGCTCGGGTACGTCGGCGGCGTGCCCGTCCTGGTCACCTCCACCGGCATCGGCGGACCTTCCACCTCCATCGCCGTCGAGGAGCTGGCGCAGCTGGGCGTGAGGACCTTCCTGCGCGTGGGCACATGCGGCGCCATCCAGCCGCACGTGAAGGTAGGCGATGTTGTCATCACCACGGGCGCGGTGCGCCTGGAAGGTGCTTCCAGCCACTACGCCCCCGTCGAGTATCCGGCCGTCGCCCACCATAAGGTGGCGAACGCCCTGGTGCGGGCGGCGGCGGACCTGGGCGTCCCCCACCACGTGGGCATAACCTGCTCGTCGGACACCTTCTACCCCGGGCAGGAGCGCACGAACTCCTTCTCCGGCTACATACCCCGCCGCTTCCAGGGGATCACCGAGGAATGGCGCCGCCTGCACGTGCTCAACTACGAGATGGAGGCGGCGACCCTTCTCGTCATGTGCGGCGCCCTGGGCCTGCGGGGCGGCTGCGTGACCGGGGTGGCGGTCCGCCACGCGGCGGGAGGCCGCATCACCCCGCAGGCGCTGAAGAAGGCGGAGGGCAACGTGGTACGGGTGGCGGCGAGGGCGCTGGAGATCCTAGTGCGCGAGGACGTTCGAGATTCCCCGGGCCAGTAG
- a CDS encoding SDR family oxidoreductase, which yields MSGISLDLSGRTAAVSGAGRGIGKAIALAMAQAGANVTVFSRTEEEFRATAAEIEAAGGKALPLRVDMSRPEDIDAMLEATLERFGRLDVMVNNAGTSPSYEYMEDVSEEDYAAIMDTNVRGIYRCCQRVIPLMKEQGSGCIINVASIAGLKALFKCSAYSASKGAIIALTRTMAVELARFNVRVNALCPGYVRTEMMAGLLAHPKSRDRITVSIPMRRVGEPEEIAPMAVFLASDAASYITGAAICVDGGISAV from the coding sequence ATGAGCGGGATCTCGCTGGATCTTTCAGGCAGGACGGCGGCGGTGAGCGGAGCCGGAAGGGGGATCGGCAAGGCCATCGCCCTGGCCATGGCCCAGGCCGGCGCGAACGTGACCGTTTTCTCGCGGACGGAGGAGGAGTTTCGCGCCACGGCGGCGGAGATCGAGGCCGCGGGGGGAAAGGCCCTCCCGCTGCGCGTGGACATGTCCAGGCCGGAGGACATCGACGCCATGCTGGAGGCTACCCTGGAGCGCTTCGGCCGCCTGGACGTCATGGTCAACAACGCGGGGACCAGCCCCAGTTACGAGTACATGGAAGATGTCTCGGAGGAGGACTACGCGGCCATCATGGACACGAACGTGAGGGGGATATACCGCTGCTGCCAGAGGGTCATCCCGCTCATGAAGGAACAGGGGAGCGGCTGCATCATCAACGTGGCTTCCATCGCGGGCTTGAAGGCGCTCTTCAAGTGCAGCGCCTATTCCGCCAGCAAGGGTGCCATCATCGCCCTTACCCGCACCATGGCCGTGGAGCTGGCCAGGTTCAACGTGCGGGTGAACGCGCTCTGCCCGGGTTACGTGCGCACGGAGATGATGGCGGGGTTGCTCGCGCATCCCAAGAGCAGGGACAGGATAACCGTCTCCATCCCCATGCGCCGCGTGGGGGAGCCGGAGGAGATAGCCCCCATGGCGGTGTTCCTGGCCTCGGACGCCGCGAGCTACATCACGGGCGCGGCCATATGCGTGGACGGCGGCATCTCCGCCGTCTAG
- a CDS encoding glycerol-3-phosphate acyltransferase: protein MEAALYTVAGFLLGAVPFSLLVGKWLLRVDVRDYGDGNPGAINAGKAGGWPVGLLAGVLDYLKGALPVALAHHLSGVDGWGIVPVAVAPIAGHAFSPFLRFRGGKAIAATFGVWTGLTLYRGPVVLGLSLALFVLLLDEDAWSAVLGMMGLLAYLLVAGHDGRFLAVWCGNMLIVLYRHHAELVRGVRLKPWVLKALRRSA from the coding sequence ATGGAAGCCGCCCTCTATACCGTCGCCGGGTTCCTTCTGGGAGCGGTGCCGTTTTCGCTTCTGGTCGGCAAGTGGCTGCTGCGCGTGGACGTGCGGGATTACGGCGACGGCAACCCCGGCGCGATAAACGCGGGCAAGGCGGGCGGCTGGCCCGTAGGGCTGTTGGCGGGGGTCCTGGACTACCTGAAGGGTGCGCTGCCGGTCGCGCTGGCGCATCATCTTTCCGGTGTCGATGGATGGGGCATCGTTCCCGTGGCCGTTGCGCCCATCGCCGGGCACGCGTTCTCCCCTTTCCTGCGCTTCAGGGGCGGCAAGGCGATCGCCGCCACCTTCGGCGTTTGGACCGGGCTCACGCTCTACCGCGGCCCGGTCGTGCTGGGTTTGTCGCTCGCCCTTTTTGTCCTCCTGCTCGACGAAGACGCCTGGAGCGCCGTTCTTGGGATGATGGGACTTTTGGCCTATCTACTGGTAGCGGGCCACGACGGGCGGTTCCTGGCGGTGTGGTGCGGAAACATGCTCATCGTGCTGTACAGGCACCACGCCGAACTCGTGAGGGGTGTCCGCCTGAAACCGTGGGTTCTCAAGGCGCTCAGGAGGTCTGCTTGA
- a CDS encoding alpha/beta fold hydrolase, with translation MGREKSMTGADAQVRAFLEEVGRKRGMPSFFDRFEQDRVASGKVKLHLDVIEVDRRRPTLVFMPGTNAYAVLYGEFLTALADHGYNIVGFDPRGHGRSEGARGSYTVPELMSDMRAAIRYARARFGEPVVAAGSSQGGIIAFCLAAEGYPLAGVVCHNVADLGDPASFKLTRNPLLSRAMKPAVSFLARLFPEWKVPMTSYIDLKAEPVRDLGNSRDLLYEGALLVPFIRLKGMASLGSEPLPCPVEEISTPVMIVHGEKDVIFPREYIEYIYARLTCRKRLQVYEGFHHYILFDHVDVVVPDILAWLEEICG, from the coding sequence TTGGGAAGGGAGAAGTCCATGACCGGGGCCGATGCGCAGGTAAGGGCATTCCTGGAAGAGGTTGGAAGGAAGCGGGGGATGCCCTCCTTCTTCGACCGCTTCGAGCAGGATCGGGTTGCTTCGGGCAAGGTGAAGCTCCACCTCGACGTGATCGAGGTCGACCGCCGGCGGCCGACCCTCGTCTTCATGCCCGGCACCAACGCCTACGCCGTGCTCTACGGGGAATTCCTCACCGCCCTGGCCGACCACGGATACAACATCGTGGGATTCGACCCGCGCGGACACGGCAGGAGCGAGGGCGCCAGGGGAAGTTACACCGTGCCCGAGTTGATGTCCGACATGCGCGCGGCCATTAGATACGCCAGGGCGCGCTTTGGGGAACCCGTCGTGGCGGCGGGCTCCAGCCAGGGCGGCATCATCGCTTTTTGCCTGGCCGCCGAGGGGTATCCCCTGGCGGGCGTCGTCTGCCACAACGTCGCCGACCTGGGTGACCCGGCGAGCTTCAAGCTCACCCGCAACCCCCTGCTCAGCCGGGCGATGAAACCGGCGGTTTCCTTCCTGGCGCGCCTTTTCCCCGAATGGAAGGTCCCCATGACTTCCTACATAGACCTCAAAGCCGAGCCCGTAAGGGACCTGGGCAACTCGCGGGACCTGCTCTACGAGGGGGCACTCCTCGTTCCCTTCATCCGCCTCAAGGGTATGGCCTCGCTGGGAAGCGAGCCGCTCCCCTGCCCGGTGGAGGAGATCTCCACGCCGGTCATGATCGTGCACGGAGAGAAGGACGTCATCTTCCCGAGGGAATACATCGAGTACATCTACGCGCGCCTGACCTGCAGGAAACGCCTCCAGGTCTACGAGGGGTTTCACCATTACATACTCTTCGATCACGTGGACGTGGTGGTCCCGGATATCCTGGCGTGGCTGGAGGAGATATGCGGCTGA
- a CDS encoding SDR family NAD(P)-dependent oxidoreductase — protein sequence MESLHGKNCLITGAASGIGRALAQGLAREGMNLFLADIDTDGLSEVKEELERGGATVHTARCDVSRYEDFLKLAEESRSRLGDVDLLINNAGVASAGLIDELGRDEWEYALKVNTWSIIHSIRAFLPRMIERGTGHIVNVASGAGIVGIPYHAPYIASKFAVVGISEALYSELKHACGGIDVSVICPTFLKTNIIKRTPIAVPRRLLEEAGGEDVAARMEEFKAIFWEKYTRGAPPVAKVAEKYIRGIKKKRFYIFDTPRLRVAMVLKGACEPLYKAVLRSEGRKDLRMIEETLKEMGIGVA from the coding sequence ATGGAAAGCCTGCATGGAAAGAACTGCCTGATCACCGGCGCCGCCAGCGGCATCGGCCGCGCCCTGGCGCAGGGCCTGGCCCGCGAGGGGATGAACCTCTTCCTTGCCGATATCGACACGGACGGGCTGTCCGAGGTCAAGGAGGAGCTGGAGAGGGGCGGGGCCACCGTCCACACCGCGCGCTGCGACGTCTCCAGGTACGAGGATTTCTTGAAGCTGGCGGAAGAGTCGCGCTCCCGCCTGGGGGATGTCGACCTGCTCATCAACAACGCGGGCGTCGCCTCCGCTGGCCTCATCGACGAGCTGGGCCGGGATGAATGGGAGTACGCGCTGAAGGTGAACACGTGGAGCATCATCCACTCCATCCGGGCCTTCCTCCCCCGCATGATCGAGAGGGGCACGGGGCATATCGTCAACGTGGCATCCGGGGCGGGCATCGTCGGCATCCCCTACCACGCGCCCTACATAGCCTCGAAGTTCGCCGTGGTTGGGATCAGCGAGGCGCTTTACAGCGAGTTGAAGCACGCGTGCGGGGGCATCGACGTCTCGGTCATATGCCCCACCTTTCTCAAGACCAACATCATAAAGAGGACCCCCATCGCCGTGCCCCGCCGGCTGCTCGAGGAGGCGGGCGGCGAGGACGTCGCGGCGAGGATGGAGGAGTTCAAGGCCATCTTCTGGGAGAAGTACACGCGCGGGGCACCTCCCGTCGCAAAGGTGGCGGAAAAGTACATCAGGGGCATCAAGAAGAAGAGGTTCTACATATTCGACACCCCGCGGCTCCGCGTCGCCATGGTACTCAAGGGCGCCTGCGAGCCGCTCTACAAGGCGGTCCTCAGGTCGGAGGGCAGGAAGGATCTGCGCATGATCGAGGAGACCCTGAAGGAGATGGGGATCGGGGTCGCCTGA
- a CDS encoding alpha/beta fold hydrolase has product MYESKVGGIAFAAGRWPLEADLPTVVFIHGSGGSRVLWHAQTEALAAEMNTVALDLPGHGGSDGPGMESVADYAAAVGEFISNLRAPRPVPCGLSLGGAVVLQLLLDYPGKYGAGIVVNSGARLRVMPMIFEAIEKDYQAYLDAAPAFSISEKTDPSRIQPLADAMAACPPAVTLGDFRACDAFDVMERLEEIKAPVLVLTASDDKLTPAKYGAFLSERIGNSRLVNIEDAGHLSPLEKPEEVTRAIREFVL; this is encoded by the coding sequence ATGTACGAATCGAAAGTGGGGGGTATCGCCTTCGCCGCGGGACGCTGGCCCCTGGAAGCGGACCTTCCCACCGTGGTCTTCATACACGGGTCCGGCGGGTCGCGCGTGCTGTGGCATGCCCAGACGGAAGCGCTCGCGGCGGAGATGAACACCGTCGCCCTGGACCTTCCCGGTCACGGCGGCAGCGACGGCCCCGGCATGGAGAGCGTCGCGGACTACGCTGCGGCCGTGGGCGAGTTCATATCCAACCTGCGGGCTCCGCGGCCCGTCCCCTGCGGCCTCAGCCTGGGGGGCGCCGTCGTGCTGCAGCTTCTCCTGGATTATCCTGGAAAGTACGGGGCGGGCATCGTGGTGAACTCCGGGGCCAGGCTCAGGGTCATGCCCATGATCTTCGAGGCCATCGAGAAGGACTACCAGGCCTACCTGGACGCGGCGCCCGCCTTCAGCATCTCCGAGAAGACCGACCCCTCGAGGATCCAACCCCTCGCGGACGCCATGGCCGCGTGCCCTCCCGCGGTCACCCTGGGCGATTTCCGGGCCTGCGACGCCTTCGACGTCATGGAGCGGTTGGAGGAGATAAAGGCCCCCGTCCTGGTCCTGACCGCCTCCGACGACAAGCTCACCCCGGCGAAATACGGCGCTTTCCTGTCCGAGCGCATCGGGAACTCCCGCCTGGTCAACATCGAGGACGCCGGCCACCTCTCCCCCCTGGAAAAGCCCGAGGAAGTGACGCGGGCCATCCGGGAGTTCGTGCTCTAA
- a CDS encoding zinc ABC transporter substrate-binding protein, giving the protein MKDIIRKAMLPRFAWAAAILPALLIAALSWGCGGTRGADSGGRVKVAASIAPLADFVARVGGERVEVELMVPAGASPHTYEPTSRQMRFLSEARLLVLNGLELETWATDILGKVGNSGLVRVETAGAIPTGELIAAGEEEHGPEGEGGGHEGEGREGEEHRHGVYDPHVWLDPALAVYQVQAIRDALVEADPEHAQDYRDNASAFIEELGELDAWIKERVASFTRKRFVAFHPAWAYFAARYGLEMVGVLEELPGKEPSAADIAELVEKIRAAGVTVIFAEPQFNPRVAEAVANASGGGVRVAILDPLGNPDDPAKNTYEKLMRHNVVEMGRALE; this is encoded by the coding sequence ATGAAGGATATCATCAGGAAGGCCATGCTGCCGCGGTTCGCGTGGGCGGCGGCGATATTGCCGGCCTTGCTGATCGCCGCGCTGTCTTGGGGATGTGGGGGGACGCGGGGCGCGGATTCCGGCGGCCGCGTGAAGGTGGCCGCCTCCATAGCCCCACTGGCCGATTTCGTTGCGCGGGTGGGAGGCGAGCGGGTCGAGGTCGAGCTGATGGTGCCCGCGGGCGCAAGCCCCCATACCTACGAACCCACCTCCAGGCAGATGAGGTTCCTCTCCGAGGCAAGGCTGCTGGTCTTGAACGGGCTGGAGCTGGAGACCTGGGCTACGGACATACTGGGCAAGGTGGGCAACAGCGGGCTGGTGAGGGTGGAGACGGCCGGCGCCATTCCCACCGGCGAGCTGATAGCGGCGGGCGAGGAGGAACACGGGCCCGAGGGCGAGGGAGGCGGGCACGAGGGCGAAGGTCGCGAAGGGGAGGAGCATCGCCACGGCGTATACGATCCCCATGTCTGGCTTGACCCCGCACTGGCCGTCTACCAGGTGCAGGCCATCCGCGACGCCCTGGTGGAGGCCGACCCGGAACACGCGCAGGATTACAGGGACAACGCGTCTGCCTTCATCGAGGAATTGGGCGAGCTCGATGCCTGGATAAAGGAAAGGGTCGCCTCCTTTACCCGTAAGAGATTCGTGGCTTTCCACCCGGCCTGGGCCTATTTCGCCGCCCGCTACGGCCTCGAGATGGTGGGAGTGTTGGAAGAGCTGCCCGGAAAGGAGCCCAGCGCCGCCGATATCGCGGAGCTGGTCGAGAAGATCCGGGCGGCAGGGGTGACGGTGATATTCGCGGAGCCCCAGTTCAACCCGCGGGTGGCCGAGGCGGTGGCTAACGCATCGGGAGGAGGGGTAAGGGTGGCCATACTGGACCCCCTGGGAAACCCGGATGATCCCGCGAAGAACACCTACGAAAAGCTCATGAGGCATAACGTGGTTGAGATGGGCAGGGCGCTTGAATGA
- a CDS encoding ABC transporter permease: MTSRAPPNKRPPRAWPAQPGACTSIIYPGSLALFMLQPASHPAIPVYILRHPPHRFPCLSILPPLDPAFLPGAARNDPAKPSVMRRPGPGHLRRQSAISSSGPFPSGRTRHAGEPGKDVRRHGLAGAGPASPRQGDVRPLRGREAEAGPCLARDGKRCRYRLAPGATRFEALSDYLRRGMTMALKPAPADMATMGLVFLPGMMTGQILSGEPPLLAVRYQIAIVIAVFVCVSLTAALTLLVALGASFDAHGNLRKSAFRARRRGSR; the protein is encoded by the coding sequence ATGACCTCACGGGCACCGCCAAACAAGCGGCCCCCAAGGGCATGGCCAGCGCAACCGGGAGCGTGCACGTCCATAATATACCCCGGTTCCCTCGCTCTCTTCATGCTCCAGCCGGCCTCACATCCCGCGATACCTGTTTATATACTCAGGCACCCGCCTCACCGCTTCCCCTGCCTGTCCATCCTGCCGCCCCTTGATCCCGCTTTCCTCCCCGGGGCGGCGCGGAATGATCCCGCCAAGCCCTCCGTCATGCGTCGGCCAGGACCTGGACATCTCCGAAGGCAAAGCGCGATTTCCTCGAGTGGGCCTTTTCCATCAGGGCGAACCAGACACGCGGGAGAGCCGGGCAAGGATGTACGACGCCATGGACTGGCTGGAGCTGGGCCGGCATCTCCTCGGCAGGGAGATGTCCGACCTCTCCGGGGGCGAGAGGCAGAGGCTGGCCCTTGCCTTGCCCGTGACGGGAAAAGGTGCCGGTACCGCCTGGCCCCGGGAGCCACGCGATTCGAAGCCCTCTCGGACTACCTCCGCAGGGGGATGACCATGGCCCTCAAACCCGCGCCGGCCGATATGGCCACCATGGGACTGGTGTTCCTGCCGGGGATGATGACAGGCCAGATCTTGAGCGGGGAACCTCCACTCCTCGCGGTGCGTTACCAGATCGCCATCGTCATCGCCGTCTTCGTTTGTGTCTCGCTTACCGCGGCCCTCACGCTGCTCGTGGCCTTGGGCGCAAGCTTCGACGCCCATGGGAACCTGAGAAAGAGCGCGTTCCGCGCCAGGCGCCGGGGATCCCGGTAA